A genomic window from Plasmodium reichenowi strain SY57 chromosome 6, whole genome shotgun sequence includes:
- a CDS encoding hypothetical protein (conserved Plasmodium protein, unknown function), giving the protein MEDRHINFEVFKSSYLEKNLKIQDLDECIKKKRNDKNKEIMEIICQGTSLKTLYKNNDDKNNHNIINDDNNNSDIINDDNNNSNIINDDKKENVSIKKDINHMNINTSDVPLKNEKNKNIFFKKYNYLHIHHTDTKKKINEFLKKYKDTYNIFKEKKLPLCNNIDELFNNNYNNDKEQNSHNQLSSVNEYNNNNNDVKSIILLNEQNKKYHVDNINNFIPKNIIKNNSLGIQKILNNIKSTFNDFIDVYMEKPNTDIDFLYNKIYEEKKKKEKNYNNNNNDDDEISKHIYECNILKDVNQKGRDFKEINRIKKIKDQFGCSKNEPYEYVNMMSEYINNNNNNNNNNNNNDNNNNNNNNNNNNNNNNNNNNDNNNNNRCFIKEGYHTNKKHTDSIKEKTKEESDELLLNCELEENSNDEIINTQTNDKNVVDVSVLTHKYKYRSNIIFTINKIKNIETIIEININITDIQLKIPGMRIENIILPYKYNNDILRIEIKTLKNKLINNNKLNKHKYNNKNEYNFNSSSSDHLSRTKKNSKSKIICYYAFIPLCNIKEQIINKKLILIKSKNKEIYEKEKLLPETLYLIQSRDITSSQEKYFYISIKKCIHGIHYYPNNRNYEKDNIQHNYFTPIYVSLYNDNVDNYIAHIINENNYVEKIKIQKIKENNNHHNNHHNNHHNNHRNNHHNNNISQGSYIINNMYFKFFFNHNKELVCNNQNDTKTNNTNEHKAVDIFNFLCNNYISIKCPLDLIPLYILPSYQDLQCLDFIGNNKLLKLKFILHLLSIMENICIHICSLINIKINTPPIFNQHLRPVEIKDQQNRKNYFTFLYTSYRPNEQGLDISAEHINQNNNNNNNKNYDNNKNYDDNNKNYDNNNKNDDDNNNNNNDNNNNNNHNYIYNCNNNIICGDEDKKNYFVNYIKPFIFRFQNVDKNDITNNLRNINKYMYNKINNNDDPYDYTNFYGEDSISIHQDQQKNHVTNDKSHMEKINDNDLFIYEYAKKQSLFIYNIIKDYDDIIDIHKFYDQEKNILYTTNYNKHSFQNFYMHIIDEYNKIINQTCISKQEIYINQHDKKRENDISFFNNSQDTKDNIWSIQYNNNVKQNITNNNFLSSNYSNLENYNKSYNILNLSKNELNNNVTRTKCKIKDIGNVHGKNNNFLDFFNKDEENNNSDNNKNDINMHDLHKYIQHNNPSSPHYFISSRNRDKEPQDKTHIHYLNNKKNEKINEHIDICDHTNSKYNPLNSKENNSMKKEIKKNRVEYKDNFSTSSKKCYEANYINKNFSFSPEYFEQTNECINENSKQNNNMNKENIQLFQDDNKKEKNYEEYNKINEQLDNPIYKTKEKNRNNINKNKNNNNNNLSYMYGQTNINNKKNIILKDGTIDDVKKFNDDTYNNRKKTCNLIKSNIYKM; this is encoded by the coding sequence ATGGAAGACAGACATATAAACTTCGAAGTATTTAAAAGTTCatatttagaaaaaaacTTGAAAATACAGGATTTGGATGaatgtattaaaaagaaaagaaatgataagaataaagaaattatgGAAATAATATGTCAAGGGACTTCGCTTAAAACgttgtataaaaataatgatgataaaaataatcataatattattaatgatgataataataattctgatattattaatgatgataataataattctaatattattaatgatgataaaaaagaaaatgtgtctattaaaaaagatattaaCCACATGAATATCAATACATCTGATGTTCCTTTGAAGAacgaaaaaaataaaaacattttctttaaaaagtataatTATCTTCACATTCATCATACAGACAcgaagaagaaaataaatgaattcctaaaaaaatataaagatacatataatatattcaaagaaaagaaactaccattatgtaataatatagatgaattatttaataataattataataatgataaagaaCAAAATTCTCATAATCAATTATCTTCTGTTAAcgaatataataataataataatgatgtaaaatctatcatattattaaatgaacaaaataaaaagtatcatgtcgataatattaataattttataccaaagaatattataaaaaataattccttaggtattcaaaaaattcttaataatattaaaagtaCCTTCAATGATTTTATCGATGTATATATGGAGAAACCAAATACAGATATCGATTTTTTgtataacaaaatatatgaggagaaaaaaaaaaaagaaaagaattataataataataataatgatgatgatgaaatatcaaaacatatatacgaatgtaatatattaaaagatgTTAATCAAAAAGGAAGAGATTTTAAAGAGATAAACAGAATAAAGAAGATAAAGGATCAATTTGGTTGTTCAAAAAATGAACCGTATgaatatgtaaatatgatgtctgaatatataaacaataataataataacaataataataataataataatgataataataataataataataataataataataataataataataataataataataataatgataataataataataataggtgttttataaaagaaggatatcatacaaataaaaaacacACAGACAgtataaaagaaaagacAAAAGAAGAAAGTGATGAACTTCTTTTAAATTGTGAATTAGAAGAAAATTCAAATGatgaaattattaatacacAAACGAATGATAAGAATGTGGTTGATGTATCTGTATTaacacataaatataaatatcgATCGaacattatatttactataaataaaataaaaaacatagAAACTAttatagaaataaatattaatattacaGATATACAATTAAAAATACCTGGAATGAGgatagaaaatattatcttaccatacaaatataacaatgatatattaagaatagaaataaaaacattaaaaaataaattaataaataataataaattaaacaaacataaatataataacaaaaatgaatataattttaattcCTCTAGTTCAGATCATTTATCTcgaacaaaaaaaaattcaaaatcaaaaattatatgttattatgCTTTCATACctttatgtaatataaaagaacaaattattaataaaaaattaattttgaTTAAATcgaaaaataaagaaatatatgagaaagaaaaattattaccAGAAACATTATATCTAATACAATCAAGAGATATTACTTCTTCacaagaaaaatatttttatatttctataaaaAAGTGTATACATGgtattcattattatccaaataatagaaattatgaaaaagataatatacaacataattattttacaCCTATCTACGTaagtttatataatgataatgttgataattatattgctcatataataaatgaaaataattatgtcgaaaaaataaaaatacaaaagataaaagaaaataataatcatcataataatcatcataataatcatcataataatcatcgtaataatcatcataataataacatatcACAAGgatcatatattataaacaatatgtattttaaatttttttttaatcataataaagaattagtatgtaataatcaaaatgatacaaaaacaaataatacaaatgaaCACAAAGCCGTTGATATAttcaattttttatgtaataattatatatcaataAAATGTCCATTGGATTTAATTCCTCTATATATCTTACCTTCATATCAAGATCTTCAGTGTCTAGATTTTATaggaaataataaattattaaaattgaAGTTTATATTACATCTACTATCTATTatggaaaatatatgtattcaTATATGTTCACTGAtcaatattaaaataaacaCACCTCCTATTTTTAATCAACATCTTAGGCCTGTTGAAATAAAGGATCAACAAAATAGAAAGAACTATTTTACTTTTCTATACACCTCCTACAGGCCTAATGAGCAAGGTCTCGATATAAGTGCAGAACATATAAAccaaaataataataataataataataaaaattatgataataataaaaattatgatgataataataaaaattatgataataataataaaaatgatgatgataataataataataataatgataataataataataataatcataattatatttacaattgtaataataatattatttgtggagatgaagataaaaaaaattattttgtaaattatataaagcCATTCATCTTTCGATTCCAAAATGtagataaaaatgatataacAAACAATTtgagaaatataaataaatatatgtataataaaattaataataatgatgatcCTTATGATTATACTAATTTTTATGGTGAGGATTCAATTTCTATACATCAAGATCAACAAAAGAATCATGTAACAAATGACAAATCTCatatggaaaaaataaacgATAATGATCTTTTCATTTATGAATATGCTAAAAAACAAtctctttttatatataatattatcaaagattatgatgatataataGACATACACAAATTTTATGatcaagaaaaaaatattttatatactacaaattataataaacaCTCTTTCCAAAATTTCTATATGCACATTATagatgaatataataaaattattaatcAAACTTGTATATCCAAacaagaaatatatataaatcaacatgataaaaaaagagaaaatgacatttccttttttaataattctcAAGATACAAAAGATAACATATGGTCTATACagtataataataatgtaaaacaaaatattacaaacaataattttttatcttcAAATTATTCTAATCttgaaaattataataagaGTTACAACATATTAAATCTATCCAAAAATGAgcttaataataatgtaacACGTACAAAATGTAAAATCAAAGACATAGGAAATGTACACGGTAAGAATAACAATTTCTTagatttttttaataaagatgaggaaaataataatagtgataataacaaaaacGATATTAATATGCATGATcttcataaatatatacagCATAATAATCCTTCTTCTCCTCATTACTTTATATCCTCTAGAAATAGGGATAAAGAACCTCAAGACAAAACACatatacattatttaaataacaaaaaaaatgagaaaaTAAACGAGCACATAGATATCTGTGATCATACAAATTCAAAATACAATCCATTAAATagtaaagaaaataattctatgaaaaaggaaataaaaaaaaatcgTGTAGAATATAAAGATAACTTCTCAACGTCTAgtaaaaaatgttatgAAGCTAATTacataaacaaaaattttTCCTTCTCTCCAGAATATTTTGAACAAACAAACGAATgtataaatgaaaattcaaaacaaaataataatatgaataaagAAAACATCCAATTATTCCAAGACgataacaaaaaagaaaaaaattatgaggaatataataaaattaatgaaCAGTTAGATAATccaatatataaaacaaaagaaaaaaatcgcaataatattaataaaaataaaaataataataataataatttaagtTATATGTATGGACAAactaatataaataataagaaaaatataattttgaaGGATGGAACTATAGACGatgtaaaaaaatttaatgatgatacttataataatagaaaaaaaacttGTAATTTGATTAAATCtaatatttacaaaatgtaa
- a CDS encoding radical SAM protein, putative, with translation MTLNGKAKLISFLFLAGGGTYYIYKYKKNEIKQFLNRLFFNKKKKKKKSINKGKRKGNKLYNNDDINDTNKYSDSSEICSSHSFCSSGVDEENKYLLDEIMKLHESSISYLSSDNDVNTNTEYEKIKKEPIKKKIDIFNNDNNISSAEDTISDVEDINNLNERTNYKFVQMKNKKNIINKRNIINKKNIINKKYINNQNGINNQNGINNSNDLNNSNDLNNSNDINNSNGINNSNDLNYPNDLNYPNDLNFPNNYMHDKKNKTKKFNDSTTNSNMDTFDNNNIIILPENYKIYFKSFGCAHNSSDSEFMMGLLANYGFKFVKKIEECDICIVNSCTVKNPSEESMKTIINYVKKLNNHSNKKKTKKTKKNLQGEYDFECLSTSSSGFSDIDNEYCYEKGYQNEAAECATSKQISSSHHKDNKKHQCDDTNYSNHSCCAEDTNRFKNNKTDFLKEPKCCSSDVAKGQCECEEGNKQKMKEEKKMKEEKKMKEEKKMKEQIKEEQIKEEQIKEEQIKEEQIKEEQIKEEQIKEEQIKEEQIKEEQKKEEQIKEEQIKEEQKKEQIKEQIKEQHDENFNFKDINQNNNLLTNNNILQNTRSEKNKNKKIHGEGKNIKIIVCGCVPQAEKDMEIFENVSLVGVNNIDKIVDVVENVINGYNVQYLKTTKKMTSLNLPKIRKNKYIEIININNGCLGNCTYCKTKFARGDLSSYNIRDITDRITYVCNEENIKEIWLTSEDTGAYGIDINTDIVNLLKNILKSVEHTNVMIRLGMTNPPYILKHIKDICTLLKHKNMYEFIHIPVQSGSNNVLKNMNREYTIEDFIFLVQNLRKYVPNITISTDIICGFPYESEQDHQNTVHLIKNFQFPILNISQFYPRRGTVAYNMKKINTKIVKKRSRDVTEAFLSYEHNYKFLQNTIQQVLFTEISSKSDHIIGHTKQYVKVLLPNENNKNIELLGNFATCKILSTHKWHVFAELSK, from the coding sequence atgaCATTAAATGGAAAAGCAAAACTTATAAGCTTTTTATTCTTAGCAGGAGGAGGAACgtattacatatataaatataaaaagaacgaaataaaacaatttttgaatagattattttttaataagaagaagaaaaaaaagaaaagtataaataaaggGAAACGAAAAggaaataaattatataataatgatgatataaatgaCACTAATAAATATAGTGATAGTAGTGAAATTTGTTCTTCACATTCTTTTTGTTCCTCTGGTGTggatgaagaaaataaatatttattagaTGAAATTATGAAATTACATGAGAGTAGTATATCTTATTTAAGTTCAGACAATGATGTGAATACCAATACagaatatgaaaaaataaaaaaggaaccaataaagaaaaagatagacatatttaataatgataataatattagtaGCGCAGAGGATACTATATCGGATGTTGAAGATATTAATAACTTGAATGAAAGAACAAATTACAAATTTGtacaaatgaaaaataaaaaaaatattataaataaaaggaatattataaataaaaaaaatataataaataaaaaatatataaataatcaaaatggtataaataatcaaaatggtataaataattcaaatgatttaaataattcaaatgatttaaataattcaaatgatataaataattcaaatggtataaataattcaaatgatttaaattatccaaatgatttaaattatccaaatgatttaaatttcccaaataattatatgcatgataaaaaaaacaaaacaaaaaaattcaatGACAGTACTACAAATAGTAACATGGACACATTtgataataacaatattattatactacccgaaaattataaaatatattttaaatcTTTTGGATGTGCTCATAATAGTTCAGATTCTGAATTTATGATGGGGTTACTTGCTAACTATGGTTTTAAgtttgtaaaaaaaattgagGAATGTGACATATGTATTGTTAATAGTTGTACTGTTAAAAATCCTAGTGAAGAAAGTATGAAGactattattaattatgtaaaaaaattaaataaccatagtaataagaaaaaaacaaaaaaaacaaaaaaaaatttacagGGAGAATATGACTTCGAATGCTTATCAACATCTTCATCTGGTTTTTCAGATATAGATAATGAATATTGTTATGAGAAAGGATATCAAAACGAAGCAGCTGAATGTGCTACTAGTAAACAAATTAGTAGCTCTCATCATAAGGACAATAAAAAGCACCAATGTGACGATACTAATTATAGTAATCATTCTTGTTGTGCCGAAGATACCAATCgatttaaaaataataagacTGATTTTTTGAAAGAGCCAAAATGTTGTTCATCCGATGTGGCAAAAGGCCAGTGTGAGTGTGAAGAAGgaaataaacaaaaaatgaaagaagaaaaaaaaatgaaagaagaaaaaaaaatgaaagaagaaaaaaaaatgaaagaacaaataaaagaagaacaaataaaagaagaacaaataaaagaagaacaaataaaagaagaacaaataaaagaagaacaaataaaagaagaacaaataaaagaagaacaaataaaagaagaacaaataaaagaagaacaaaaaaaagaagaacaaataaaagaagaacaaataaaagaagaacaaaaaaaagaacaaataaaagaacaaataaaagaaCAACATGATGAGAATTTCAATTTTAAAGATATTAATCAAAATAACAATCTTCttacaaataataacatCCTGCAAAATACAAGGTCcgaaaaaaataaaaataaaaagatacATGGAGAAGgaaagaatataaaaattatcGTATGTGGGTGCGTACCACAAGCAGAAAAAGATATGGAGATATTTGAAAATGTGTCACTTGTTGGagtaaataatattgacAAAATTGTAGATGTAGTAgaaaatgttataaatGGTTATAATGTACAATATCTGAAGACAACCAAAAAAATGACTTCATTAAATTTACCAAAAATtaggaaaaataaatatatagaaattataaatattaataatggTTGCTTAGGTAATTGTACGTATTGTAAAACAAAATTTGCCAGAGGAGATTTATCAAGTTATAATATAAGAGATATAACCGATAGAATTACATATGTATgtaatgaagaaaatataaaggaaATATGGTTAACATCTGAAGATACAGGTGCTTATGGTatagatataaatacaGATATAgtaaatttattaaaaaatatattaaaaagtgTTGAACATACTAATGTAATGATACGTTTAGGTATGACGAACCCaccatatatattaaaacatataaaagatatatgtacattattaaaacataaaaatatgtatgaatttatacatataccAGTACAAAGCGGAAGTAataatgtattaaaaaatatgaatagaGAATATACAATAGAagattttatttttcttgtACAGAACTTAAGAAAATATGTACCAAATATTACAATTTCTACAGATATTATATGTGGATTCCCATATGAATCCGAACAAGATCATCAAAACACTGTACATctaattaaaaatttccAATTCCCCATTCTAAATATATCCCAATTCTATCCAAGAAGAGGTACTGTAgcatataatatgaaaaaaattaatacaaaaattGTAAAGAAAAGATCAAGAGATGTTACAGAAGCATTCTTATCGTATGAACATAATTATAAGTTCCTTCAAAATACTATACAACAAGTTCTATTTACAGAAATTTCGTCCAAGAGTGACCATATCATAGGTCACACAAAGCAATATGTTAAAGTGTTATTACCgaatgaaaataataaaaatatagaacTTCTGGGGAATTTCGCAACATGTAAAATTTTATCTACACATAAATGGCACGTCTTTGCTGAGTTGAGCAAATAA